A stretch of the Acidisarcina sp. genome encodes the following:
- a CDS encoding alkaline phosphatase family protein — protein sequence MLKIRRSLILLLACVTMLGAALQARAGAYDGRPKLVVILVIDQFRGDYLERYRADFKGHGFRLFLDRGAYFPDCYYDYANLQTAPGHSTLGTGAYTDGHGIGTNEWWDLSRNKERPVSSVEDERYRLVGLPDSSIPANAPGAPPNALSYGIGSSPRNLRASTIGDELRLATQGQSHVFGISLKDRASILPAGATANAAYWIDPASGYFVTSTFYRSQLPEWATAFNTGGRSEQAMKDANATGTTMFYDLVGRTPAANAYELDFARALIKGEQLAQGPTPDLLTISLSANDILGHQMGPDSTYEKQMVDHLDSDLDSFFTWLDKNIDGGLANVWIALSADHGVAPIPSDAARLGLNAATLDVDRFTAALNEAMNQKFSPGEKVNYLLPHQNLPYIALNNPAFDRAGINEAEAEHAVQNAIQPAVVEASKPREDADTPAQPNPGDPGFKPSETRLPPQPVVVRTYTREQLAAGQFPPTEFGSILGHSYTTNGGWYVMVIPAAYQMENQNSSQTTHFSPWSYDRHVPLAFFGAPFTPGTYHGRVAPVDLAATLASLLGVNQPSASVGRILTQAIHPLPPLPPARSARHRSTRALHKPVTSPENQKAQ from the coding sequence ATGCTCAAGATCCGCCGTTCCCTGATACTGTTGCTTGCCTGCGTCACTATGCTTGGGGCCGCTCTACAGGCCCGGGCCGGTGCCTATGATGGACGTCCCAAGCTGGTCGTGATTCTGGTCATCGATCAGTTTCGCGGAGACTACTTGGAGCGGTATCGCGCCGACTTCAAAGGGCACGGCTTCCGCCTCTTCCTCGATCGCGGAGCCTACTTTCCCGACTGCTACTACGACTACGCAAACCTGCAGACAGCGCCCGGCCACTCCACCCTGGGCACCGGGGCCTATACCGATGGTCACGGTATTGGCACCAACGAGTGGTGGGATCTCAGCCGCAACAAGGAGCGTCCAGTCAGTTCCGTAGAAGATGAGCGCTACCGGCTGGTAGGTCTGCCCGATTCCAGCATTCCCGCCAACGCCCCCGGGGCACCTCCCAATGCTCTCAGCTATGGCATTGGATCCTCGCCGCGGAATCTGCGCGCATCCACCATAGGAGACGAACTGCGCCTGGCCACCCAGGGCCAGTCTCATGTCTTTGGAATCTCTCTCAAGGACCGCGCCTCCATTCTGCCCGCAGGCGCAACCGCCAACGCCGCCTATTGGATCGATCCTGCCTCCGGATACTTCGTCACCTCCACCTTCTATCGTTCTCAACTGCCGGAGTGGGCCACGGCATTCAACACCGGCGGCCGCTCCGAACAAGCGATGAAGGACGCGAATGCCACCGGAACAACCATGTTCTACGACCTGGTGGGTCGCACACCGGCAGCCAATGCGTACGAACTGGACTTTGCGCGCGCTCTTATCAAGGGAGAACAGCTAGCCCAGGGGCCGACTCCGGATCTGCTCACCATCTCTCTTTCGGCCAACGACATCCTTGGCCACCAGATGGGTCCGGATTCCACCTATGAAAAGCAGATGGTCGATCACCTGGATTCGGATCTGGACAGCTTCTTCACCTGGCTGGACAAGAATATCGACGGCGGGCTTGCCAACGTCTGGATCGCTCTATCCGCCGATCACGGCGTGGCCCCCATTCCATCCGACGCCGCCAGACTGGGACTGAATGCCGCGACCCTGGACGTCGACCGTTTCACCGCCGCCTTGAACGAGGCGATGAACCAGAAGTTCTCTCCCGGGGAGAAGGTCAACTACCTGTTGCCGCACCAGAATCTGCCATATATCGCTCTGAACAATCCTGCCTTTGACCGGGCCGGCATCAACGAGGCCGAGGCCGAGCATGCGGTGCAGAATGCCATTCAGCCGGCTGTAGTCGAAGCCAGCAAGCCCCGCGAAGACGCGGACACACCGGCACAGCCCAATCCCGGCGACCCCGGATTTAAGCCATCCGAAACCCGCCTGCCGCCGCAGCCCGTGGTGGTCCGCACCTATACCCGCGAGCAGCTCGCAGCCGGGCAGTTTCCGCCAACAGAGTTCGGCTCCATCCTGGGCCACAGCTATACGACCAATGGTGGATGGTACGTGATGGTTATCCCTGCCGCCTACCAGATGGAGAACCAGAACAGCAGCCAGACAACGCACTTCAGCCCCTGGTCGTACGACCGCCATGTACCGCTGGCGTTCTTTGGGGCTCCGTTTACCCCCGGTACCTACCATGGGCGCGTCGCCCCGGTCGATCTGGCCGCCACCCTGGCCTCATTGCTGGGTGTCAACCAGCCCTCCGCCTCTGTCGGACGCATCCTGACTCAGGCGATTCACCCGCTGCCGCCGCTTCCCCCGGCTCGCTCCGCGCGCCACCGTAGCACGAGAGCGCTCCATAAACCAGTAACCTCCCCGGAGAATCAGAAGGCCCAGTGA
- a CDS encoding GGDEF domain-containing protein, translated as MISLKKYLDQDSDKLIASTVSAYRSALHAMGTWSVASYPSTGEKLQQALLGVESNLGEQQLTPEVVASAERETNHQLEAWGHHTARWMKESAKRVKGLLLELANTAEAVGERDQRCAAKLSEVSHTLEAIAQMDDLTRMQDSILASATQLRGYVREMVEGNARTIERFQSLLSGYQTQLQETEERTLRDSLTDLFNRRGIEKILDRRVTQPTPFSLVVIDLDNFKNVNDMYGHLAGDQMLQQFAEELRNSCRSTDILGRWGGDEFILILDCDLQEARTLLRRMDRWVFGDYQIHIGAKQHTVSVGASFGVAEWKPGEPVHHLLERADAAMYAEKHRDRTDANPVP; from the coding sequence ATGATCTCTCTGAAGAAGTATCTGGACCAGGATTCCGACAAGTTAATCGCTTCCACGGTATCCGCCTATCGCTCCGCTCTGCATGCCATGGGAACATGGTCGGTTGCCAGCTACCCCTCCACCGGCGAAAAGCTGCAACAAGCCTTGCTTGGGGTCGAATCCAACCTGGGGGAGCAGCAGCTCACGCCAGAGGTCGTCGCCAGCGCCGAACGCGAGACAAACCACCAATTGGAGGCATGGGGGCACCATACCGCCCGGTGGATGAAGGAATCCGCCAAAAGAGTCAAAGGCCTCCTGCTTGAGCTGGCCAATACAGCGGAAGCCGTTGGCGAGCGAGACCAACGCTGTGCCGCGAAGTTGTCTGAGGTTTCGCACACGCTGGAAGCCATCGCGCAGATGGACGATCTCACCCGCATGCAGGATTCGATACTGGCCAGCGCAACCCAGTTGAGGGGCTACGTTCGCGAGATGGTCGAAGGGAACGCCAGGACCATCGAGCGCTTCCAGTCGCTACTTTCCGGCTATCAGACGCAGTTGCAGGAGACCGAAGAGCGCACGCTGCGGGATAGCCTGACCGATCTCTTCAACCGCCGCGGGATTGAGAAGATCCTGGATCGCCGGGTAACGCAACCAACGCCTTTCTCGCTCGTCGTCATCGATCTCGATAACTTCAAGAACGTGAATGATATGTATGGGCATCTGGCGGGCGATCAGATGCTGCAGCAGTTCGCGGAAGAGTTGCGCAACTCCTGCCGGTCCACCGACATCCTGGGACGATGGGGTGGGGATGAATTCATTCTGATTCTCGATTGCGATCTGCAGGAAGCCAGAACCCTGCTGCGGCGGATGGATCGCTGGGTCTTTGGCGATTACCAGATCCATATCGGAGCCAAGCAGCATACAGTCTCCGTCGGCGCCTCGTTTGGCGTAGCGGAGTGGAAGCCAGGGGAGCCGGTTCACCATTTGCTGGAGCGAGCCGACGCGGCGATGTATGCGGAGAAGCACCGTGACCGGACCGATGCGAACCCGGTTCCATAG
- the serS gene encoding serine--tRNA ligase — MLDLGFVRANLALVEDKLRERGQNPAELLGDFRRLDEERRDTITQLESLKSLRNELSGQVGSLKKAGQDATALMERVRGLKESIEADQVAADAIDEKLRAILQRIPNIPQASVPVGQSEQDNVQVKTWGEKPRFDFTPKPHWELGEALGILDLERAAKLSGARFAVYWAQGARLERALASYMLDLHTAQHGYTEVLPPYMVNSASMYGTGQLPKFAEDLFKCENGDFWLIPTAEVPVTNLYRDEVLEEAQLPVSLTAYTPCFRSEAGSYGKDVRGIIRQHQFQKVELVKFTRPEDSDAEHEKLTANAEAILESLGLPYRRMLLCTADMGFSSAKTYDLEVWLPGQNLYREISSCSNFEAFQARRANIRYRPAGKSKTEYLHTLNGSGLAVGRTWLAILENYQQEDGSVRIPDVLVPYMGGATKIEKRVL; from the coding sequence ATGCTTGATCTTGGATTTGTGAGAGCCAATCTGGCGCTGGTGGAAGACAAGCTGCGCGAGCGGGGGCAGAACCCGGCAGAGCTGCTGGGCGATTTTCGGCGTCTGGACGAAGAGCGCCGGGACACGATTACTCAACTGGAATCGCTGAAAAGTCTGCGGAATGAGTTGTCCGGGCAGGTCGGCAGCCTGAAGAAAGCCGGGCAGGACGCCACCGCCCTGATGGAGCGGGTGAGGGGCCTCAAGGAGTCGATCGAGGCGGATCAGGTGGCCGCGGACGCGATTGACGAGAAATTGCGGGCGATTCTGCAGCGGATTCCCAATATTCCCCAGGCCAGCGTGCCAGTCGGCCAGTCCGAACAGGACAACGTCCAGGTGAAGACATGGGGAGAGAAGCCACGGTTCGACTTCACACCCAAGCCTCACTGGGAGCTGGGGGAGGCGCTTGGCATTCTGGACCTGGAGCGGGCCGCCAAGCTCTCCGGGGCGCGCTTTGCCGTGTATTGGGCGCAGGGGGCGCGGCTGGAACGGGCGCTGGCAAGTTACATGCTCGACCTGCACACGGCGCAGCACGGATATACGGAGGTGCTGCCGCCCTATATGGTGAACAGCGCGTCCATGTATGGCACGGGGCAGTTGCCCAAGTTCGCAGAGGATCTGTTCAAGTGTGAGAACGGCGATTTCTGGCTGATTCCGACTGCCGAGGTTCCGGTAACCAACCTGTATCGGGATGAGGTGCTGGAAGAGGCTCAGTTGCCGGTATCGCTGACGGCGTACACGCCCTGTTTCCGCTCCGAGGCTGGTTCCTACGGCAAGGATGTACGGGGAATCATCCGCCAGCATCAGTTCCAAAAGGTGGAGCTGGTGAAGTTCACGCGGCCGGAGGATTCCGACGCGGAGCATGAGAAGCTGACGGCCAATGCCGAGGCGATCCTGGAGTCGCTGGGCCTGCCCTACCGCAGGATGCTGCTGTGCACGGCGGATATGGGCTTTTCGTCCGCCAAGACCTATGACCTTGAAGTCTGGCTGCCGGGGCAGAATCTCTATCGGGAGATCTCTTCGTGCTCGAACTTTGAGGCATTCCAGGCACGGCGCGCAAACATTCGTTATCGCCCGGCGGGTAAGAGCAAGACGGAGTACCTGCATACCTTAAACGGCAGCGGGCTGGCGGTGGGCCGTACCTGGCTGGCGATCCTTGAGAATTACCAGCAGGAGGATGGCTCGGTACGCATTCCGGATGTGCTGGTGCCCTACATGGGTGGAGCGACAAAGATCGAGAAACGGGTTCTATAG
- a CDS encoding glycosyltransferase family 39 protein, which yields MHAATSRKVTFLLLALLAGAALRLWFIHAFPEIDGDPLVYGDMAKNLLQHGIYGRTMAEGIQPTLIRLPGYPLFLAACFRVFGMEHYHAVLYVQAAVDLLSCLLIAAFVRRISGERQAWIALYLAALCPFTANYTASAMPETLSIFCVALALYALALLRPVLLQPATTLQPYAPDSRQRTALAIGLPAFAFSFAALLRPDGALLAIAFWPAILLHGARRGWTTVEFRRSLRDALLCGSLAVLPFVPWTLRNWHTFHLFQPLAPRYATDPGEPVNPGFQRWMKTWCIDFSSTYEIYWNVENDRMDIHALPSRAFDSSQQFATTQSLFDEYNRRLSLTPELDARFQALADERVRTHPLRYYVVLPLGRVSNMWLRPRVEMLPIELRWWQYWLHHNESYFAFAYGALNLGYLIAALAGLLRRPPFATAMVAYMLLRSLLLATIEAPETRYTLECYPMILALAAIAFSRYARGTSTSAPSACLTQA from the coding sequence ATGCACGCCGCGACATCCCGCAAGGTCACATTCCTCCTACTGGCACTCCTTGCAGGTGCTGCTCTCCGCCTCTGGTTTATCCACGCCTTCCCAGAGATTGACGGCGACCCCCTCGTCTACGGGGACATGGCGAAAAACCTGCTGCAGCATGGCATCTATGGCCGCACAATGGCGGAGGGCATCCAGCCGACACTGATTCGCCTGCCCGGCTATCCGCTCTTTCTCGCGGCCTGCTTCCGTGTCTTCGGAATGGAGCACTACCACGCCGTTCTCTATGTGCAGGCAGCCGTCGACCTGCTCAGTTGCCTGCTCATCGCGGCCTTTGTCCGCCGCATCAGCGGCGAGCGACAGGCATGGATCGCGCTCTACCTCGCCGCGCTCTGCCCCTTTACCGCCAACTACACCGCAAGCGCCATGCCGGAGACGCTTTCGATCTTCTGCGTTGCCTTGGCACTCTATGCCCTGGCTCTTCTGCGGCCAGTCCTCCTGCAACCCGCCACAACATTGCAGCCCTACGCGCCGGACTCGCGCCAGAGAACGGCTCTGGCAATCGGGCTGCCGGCCTTCGCCTTCTCCTTTGCTGCGTTGCTCCGGCCCGACGGAGCCTTGCTGGCGATTGCCTTCTGGCCAGCCATCCTTCTCCACGGAGCCCGCCGCGGATGGACCACAGTTGAGTTCCGCCGTTCGCTACGCGATGCACTCCTCTGCGGCTCTCTCGCCGTCCTGCCTTTCGTGCCGTGGACGCTGCGCAACTGGCACACCTTCCACCTCTTCCAACCACTCGCGCCGCGCTACGCCACTGACCCCGGAGAACCGGTCAATCCCGGCTTCCAGCGCTGGATGAAAACATGGTGTATCGATTTCTCGTCCACCTACGAAATCTACTGGAATGTTGAAAACGATCGCATGGATATTCACGCCCTGCCATCGCGAGCCTTCGACTCCTCGCAGCAGTTCGCCACCACCCAGTCGCTCTTCGACGAATACAACCGCCGCCTCTCCCTCACGCCGGAGCTGGATGCCCGCTTCCAGGCCCTTGCCGATGAGCGCGTGCGTACGCATCCCTTGCGCTACTACGTCGTGCTTCCATTGGGGAGAGTGTCGAATATGTGGCTGCGCCCACGGGTTGAGATGCTGCCCATCGAACTGCGCTGGTGGCAGTACTGGCTCCATCACAATGAGTCGTACTTCGCCTTCGCCTATGGCGCGCTGAACCTGGGCTATCTCATCGCCGCGCTGGCCGGCCTGTTACGCCGGCCTCCATTTGCCACCGCGATGGTGGCTTATATGCTGCTGCGTTCCCTGCTGCTGGCTACCATTGAAGCGCCGGAGACACGTTACACACTGGAGTGTTATCCGATGATCCTTGCGCTGGCGGCCATAGCCTTCTCGCGGTACGCGCGAGGTACCTCTACTTCCGCACCGTCTGCGTGCCTGACGCAGGCTTGA
- a CDS encoding glycosyltransferase, with protein MNRQIFYDPERKRWKRLRRILDITAVVSTLVLGAFFLSVVRRQALPELLLPQQKRNYKALRETVQLKNRGARPSRRRTNRKPSEIPLNTGEGLRAAYYVQDDPASYASLKEHVHQIDLLFPEWLFVSLPSGKLQGVTLDNRPYNIVDSRGVHDVDQQGNVKRVIAEAKEDTEIFPLMSNYNIAKQNFDGAIGDILKDAGRRQSLLDDTMKFLSAFPAYRGISLDLEEVPDDAEDGYQAFIGDLYSQLHAKNLRLYVNTGVGASDDELKFLAANSDAILLMNYDEHEMESEPGPVAGQEWFTANLQRVLKLVPKQRIICALGNYGYDWSMSIPKDKKTKPKVLNVDVLNVQDAWQLAADADADITLEDNNLNAHFAYDDEDSKVRHQVWFLDGVTTLNELRAARDLGLQTFALWRLGSEDRSLWAVWDKPSSISSIKALTVVPPGHGVDTEGDGDIIRIVRRPSPGTRTIEMETPDSTVTNDHQDRRLIVDEHMDVYPHSYTVQQYGYQSKKVAITFDDGPDPKWTPKILDILKRENVKGAFMMIGAQAEENVGLIKRIVREGHEIGNHTFTHPDISEISQRQLYLELNLTERLFASKLGVQPLYFRPPYSIDQEPDTDDQAEPADRIQSYGYTIVGDKIDTSDWDEHPRKTPEEITTSVLNQLALMQTKPQFRGSIILMHDGGGDRSSTIAALPVLIDALRAKGYEIVPVSNLMGKTTAQVMPPLSQSEKWQARVDSVAFFFFAFFSHFVVWVFFVGDVLMSARLVLVGIFALIDRFRTRRYPDTSHFHPRVAVLIPAYNEEKVIVRTIRSVLNSDYPNLRVIVIDDGSKDRTYDTAREAYAKEIAEGKVTVLLKQNAGKAEALNFALNTLQEEFYVGIDADTVIAQDAISKLMPHFIDPEVGAVAGNAKVGNRVNLWTRWQALEYITSQNFERRALDLFDVVTVVPGAIGAWRTAAVLQGGCYPVNTVAEDADLTMNLLEQGYKVIYEDQALAFTEAPVSANGLMRQRFRWSFGTLQAIFKHRRAFLRHRAMGLFALPNILIFQMLLPLVSPFIDLMFVAGCIHFVVDHYFHPAAASAASFQKLVLYFLTFLVIDFITSSLAFSLERRHPASKGDGWLLFHIWLQRFAYRQLFSVVLFKTLKRAIDGRPFAWDKLERTAKMSQQTEKITAGS; from the coding sequence ATGAACCGGCAAATTTTTTACGATCCCGAGCGCAAACGCTGGAAGCGCCTTCGTCGCATCCTGGATATCACCGCGGTAGTTTCGACGCTGGTGCTGGGCGCATTCTTCCTCAGCGTGGTGCGCCGCCAGGCGTTGCCGGAGTTGCTGCTTCCCCAGCAGAAGCGAAACTATAAAGCTCTGCGGGAGACGGTCCAGCTGAAGAACAGGGGAGCGCGGCCATCGCGCCGCCGGACGAACCGCAAGCCCTCGGAGATTCCGCTGAATACCGGCGAAGGCTTGCGGGCTGCTTACTATGTGCAGGACGACCCTGCCAGCTATGCTTCCCTGAAGGAGCATGTTCATCAGATTGATCTGTTGTTTCCGGAGTGGCTCTTCGTTTCGCTGCCCTCGGGAAAGCTGCAGGGAGTGACTCTCGATAATCGCCCCTACAACATTGTGGACTCGCGCGGAGTGCACGACGTAGACCAGCAGGGGAACGTCAAGCGAGTCATCGCCGAAGCGAAGGAAGACACGGAAATCTTCCCGCTGATGAGCAACTACAACATCGCCAAGCAGAACTTCGATGGAGCCATCGGAGACATCCTGAAGGATGCCGGCAGGCGGCAGTCTCTGCTCGACGACACCATGAAGTTCCTGTCCGCCTTCCCTGCGTATCGCGGAATTTCGCTGGACCTTGAAGAGGTTCCCGACGATGCCGAAGATGGGTACCAGGCGTTTATCGGCGACCTGTACAGCCAACTGCACGCGAAGAACCTGCGTCTCTACGTGAACACGGGCGTGGGAGCCTCCGACGACGAGCTGAAGTTTCTTGCGGCGAACAGCGATGCCATCCTGCTGATGAATTACGACGAGCACGAGATGGAAAGCGAGCCAGGGCCGGTTGCGGGACAGGAGTGGTTTACCGCCAATCTGCAGCGTGTATTGAAGCTGGTGCCCAAGCAGCGGATTATCTGCGCGCTGGGCAACTATGGCTACGACTGGTCCATGTCCATACCGAAGGACAAGAAGACGAAGCCGAAGGTGCTGAATGTGGATGTGCTGAACGTGCAGGATGCATGGCAGCTCGCCGCGGACGCCGATGCCGACATTACGCTCGAAGACAATAACCTCAACGCGCATTTCGCCTATGACGATGAGGACAGCAAGGTGCGCCACCAGGTCTGGTTTCTGGATGGCGTGACGACCCTGAATGAGCTGCGGGCTGCGCGTGATCTGGGGCTGCAGACATTCGCACTCTGGCGGCTGGGTTCAGAAGATCGTTCCCTGTGGGCGGTATGGGATAAACCCAGCAGCATAAGTTCCATAAAAGCGCTGACCGTAGTACCGCCGGGGCATGGCGTGGATACCGAGGGCGACGGAGACATCATCCGCATTGTCCGCAGGCCTTCCCCTGGCACGCGCACAATTGAAATGGAGACTCCCGACAGCACCGTCACCAACGATCATCAGGATCGCCGCCTGATCGTTGATGAGCACATGGACGTCTATCCTCACTCCTACACGGTGCAGCAATACGGTTACCAGTCGAAGAAGGTTGCCATCACTTTCGATGACGGACCCGACCCCAAGTGGACTCCGAAGATTCTCGACATCCTGAAACGCGAGAACGTCAAGGGCGCCTTCATGATGATTGGGGCGCAGGCAGAGGAGAACGTTGGCCTGATCAAGCGTATCGTTCGGGAAGGCCATGAGATCGGCAACCACACCTTCACCCATCCGGACATCAGCGAAATTTCACAGCGTCAGCTTTACCTGGAGCTAAACCTCACAGAGCGGCTCTTTGCCAGCAAGCTGGGCGTGCAGCCACTCTACTTCCGGCCGCCGTATTCGATCGATCAGGAGCCCGATACGGACGATCAGGCCGAACCCGCCGATCGCATTCAGAGCTACGGCTACACCATCGTCGGCGACAAGATCGATACCAGCGACTGGGATGAACATCCGCGTAAGACGCCGGAAGAGATTACCACCAGCGTCCTGAACCAGCTCGCCCTGATGCAGACGAAGCCGCAGTTTCGCGGCAGCATCATCCTGATGCACGATGGAGGGGGCGACCGGTCGTCCACCATTGCCGCCCTGCCCGTCCTGATCGACGCACTGCGCGCCAAGGGATATGAAATTGTTCCCGTCTCCAACCTGATGGGCAAGACGACGGCGCAGGTGATGCCACCCCTGTCGCAATCAGAGAAGTGGCAGGCGCGGGTCGATTCCGTGGCGTTCTTCTTTTTTGCGTTCTTCAGTCACTTTGTCGTCTGGGTCTTCTTTGTCGGCGATGTATTGATGAGCGCAAGGCTGGTGCTGGTAGGAATTTTTGCATTGATCGATCGCTTCCGCACCCGCAGGTACCCCGATACGTCGCACTTTCATCCTCGCGTAGCGGTCTTGATTCCCGCCTACAACGAGGAGAAGGTAATCGTGCGTACGATCCGTTCGGTGCTCAACTCCGATTATCCCAACCTGCGTGTGATCGTGATCGACGACGGATCCAAAGATCGCACTTACGATACGGCGCGCGAGGCCTATGCAAAGGAGATTGCAGAGGGCAAGGTCACGGTGCTGCTCAAGCAGAATGCCGGGAAGGCGGAGGCGCTCAATTTCGCGCTCAACACACTGCAGGAGGAGTTCTATGTAGGCATCGATGCCGACACGGTGATCGCGCAGGATGCCATCTCCAAGCTGATGCCGCATTTCATCGATCCCGAGGTGGGGGCGGTTGCGGGAAACGCCAAGGTGGGCAACCGCGTCAATCTGTGGACCCGCTGGCAGGCGCTGGAGTACATCACCAGCCAGAACTTCGAACGGCGGGCGCTCGATCTGTTCGACGTAGTGACCGTGGTTCCCGGAGCCATTGGGGCATGGCGTACCGCGGCGGTTCTCCAGGGAGGCTGCTATCCGGTCAACACGGTTGCCGAGGATGCCGACCTGACGATGAACCTGCTGGAGCAGGGATACAAGGTGATTTACGAAGATCAGGCGCTGGCCTTTACCGAGGCTCCGGTTAGCGCCAATGGGCTGATGCGGCAGCGCTTTCGCTGGTCGTTCGGAACACTGCAGGCGATCTTCAAGCACCGGCGCGCCTTCCTGCGGCATCGTGCGATGGGGCTGTTTGCGCTGCCCAACATCCTCATCTTCCAGATGCTGCTGCCGCTGGTGTCACCCTTCATCGACCTGATGTTTGTGGCTGGCTGCATACACTTCGTCGTGGATCACTACTTCCATCCGGCAGCGGCGAGTGCGGCGAGCTTTCAGAAGCTGGTGCTCTACTTCCTGACCTTCCTGGTGATTGATTTCATCACCTCAAGCCTGGCGTTTTCACTGGAGCGGCGGCATCCGGCGAGCAAGGGAGACGGATGGCTACTCTTCCACATCTGGCTGCAGCGCTTTGCTTACCGTCAGCTATTTTCGGTGGTGCTCTTCAAGACTTTGAAGCGTGCCATCGATGGCCGGCCCTTTGCATGGGACAAACTGGAGCGCACGGCAAAGATGTCGCAGCAGACGGAAAAGATTACTGCGGGGTCCTGA
- the pruA gene encoding L-glutamate gamma-semialdehyde dehydrogenase produces MATTQPSTMILPRSPKGEFRNEPFTNFHDNESIHAMEHALEHVAELLGHEYQLIIGGERLHTAEKIQSLNPARPAQVVGIHQKAGAEHVEMAMQAALKAFETWKYVAAEERASLLLRAAEILRERKFEFCAWLTYEVGKNWAEADADAGEAIDFLEFYAREALRLSHAKTPIQYPGEVNELHYIPLGVGAVISPWNFPFAIMAGMTAASIVCGNTVVLKPSSDSPTIAARFMDVLEEAGLPPGVVNFCPGSGSSFGNAIVEHPQTRFIAFTGSKSVGLEINSRAAQTKPGQIWIKRTILEMGGKDSIIVCADADLDSAVEGVVASAFGFSGQKCSACSRAIVEDDIYDVFVERVRERVKALKVGDPATNASVGPVINKAALDSILKYIEAGKAESRLVAGGNTVATKEQGYYLEPTVFADVAPKSRISQEEIFGPVLAILRARNFDDALEIANNTEYGLTGSLYSVSHERMERARKEFHVGNLYFNRKCTGAMVGAHPFGGFNMSGTDSKAGGPDYLYLFTQAKSVSEKLP; encoded by the coding sequence ATGGCTACTACGCAACCCAGCACCATGATTCTTCCTCGTTCGCCTAAGGGCGAGTTCCGCAACGAGCCGTTCACCAATTTTCACGACAATGAATCCATCCATGCCATGGAGCATGCGCTGGAGCATGTCGCGGAATTGCTGGGCCATGAGTACCAGCTCATCATTGGCGGCGAACGGCTGCACACGGCGGAAAAGATTCAGTCGCTGAATCCGGCGCGTCCGGCGCAGGTCGTCGGTATCCACCAGAAGGCTGGAGCCGAGCATGTCGAGATGGCCATGCAGGCTGCGTTGAAGGCATTCGAAACATGGAAGTACGTCGCAGCAGAAGAACGTGCCTCTCTGCTGCTGCGGGCCGCGGAGATTCTTCGCGAACGCAAATTCGAGTTTTGCGCCTGGCTCACCTATGAGGTGGGTAAGAACTGGGCCGAGGCAGATGCCGATGCAGGCGAGGCCATCGACTTCCTGGAGTTCTATGCCCGCGAAGCTCTACGCCTCTCCCACGCGAAGACCCCGATCCAATACCCCGGCGAGGTGAATGAGCTGCACTATATTCCGCTGGGAGTGGGTGCGGTCATTTCGCCATGGAATTTTCCCTTCGCCATTATGGCGGGGATGACTGCGGCCTCCATTGTCTGTGGCAATACGGTTGTGCTCAAGCCTTCGAGCGACTCGCCGACGATTGCGGCCCGCTTTATGGATGTGCTGGAGGAGGCGGGGCTGCCTCCTGGTGTAGTCAACTTCTGTCCCGGCTCGGGCTCAAGCTTTGGCAATGCCATTGTTGAGCATCCGCAGACGCGCTTTATTGCGTTCACAGGATCGAAGAGCGTGGGGTTGGAGATCAACAGCCGCGCAGCGCAGACCAAACCAGGACAGATCTGGATCAAGCGGACGATTCTCGAGATGGGCGGCAAGGACTCGATCATTGTCTGCGCGGACGCGGACCTGGACTCCGCGGTTGAGGGAGTTGTGGCCTCGGCATTCGGGTTCAGCGGGCAAAAGTGCTCGGCATGCTCCCGCGCCATTGTGGAAGACGATATTTATGATGTTTTCGTAGAGCGAGTCCGCGAGCGCGTCAAGGCGCTCAAGGTCGGCGATCCGGCTACGAACGCCAGTGTTGGGCCGGTAATCAATAAGGCCGCGCTTGACTCGATACTGAAATATATTGAAGCAGGGAAGGCTGAGTCGCGGCTGGTTGCTGGCGGAAATACGGTAGCGACGAAGGAACAAGGTTATTACCTCGAGCCGACTGTCTTTGCCGATGTGGCGCCGAAGTCAAGGATCTCGCAGGAAGAGATCTTCGGTCCGGTGCTGGCGATCCTTCGGGCGCGAAATTTTGATGATGCGCTCGAGATTGCCAATAACACAGAGTATGGTCTTACCGGTTCTCTCTACTCGGTCTCGCACGAGCGAATGGAGCGGGCGCGGAAAGAGTTCCATGTAGGGAACCTCTACTTCAACCGGAAGTGCACCGGCGCGATGGTCGGAGCGCATCCCTTTGGAGGATTCAACATGTCCGGGACGGACTCCAAGGCAGGTGGGCCGGATTACCTGTATCTCTTCACACAGGCGAAATCAGTTTCTGAAAAGCTGCCGTAG